One window of Stenotrophomonas indicatrix genomic DNA carries:
- a CDS encoding MFS transporter has product MSGHAIDAGAPAGEATRLPWRGLLALAGGGFITLLTETLPAGVLRPMGESLGVSDAAAGQLVSVYALGSVLAALPMTALTQRLPRRPLLLAAIAGFMVVNTVTALSHDYVLTLVARFLAGVGAGLLWSLVAGYAARMVVPELQGRAIAVAMIGSPLALSLGVPAGTLLGQQIGWRWAFALMSVLAVLLLGYARWALPALPAAGAGRRMSLGSVWRMPGIRSTLLVMALYVLAHNVLYTYIEPLAVQAGAGSWLDRLLLAFGIAAIVGIAIAGWGVDRHLRALVWASVIGFVMAVVSLLLWPGVPGVLLLVTILWGVAFGAVPTLFQTALARRAGAAADLAQSMLVTGWNLAIAAGGVGGGLMLQASGAQHLAWLPLLLLAVCAAWLWARPKAWA; this is encoded by the coding sequence ATGAGCGGCCACGCGATCGACGCCGGGGCACCGGCCGGAGAGGCAACGCGCTTGCCGTGGCGTGGCCTGTTGGCCTTGGCCGGTGGTGGTTTCATCACCCTGCTGACCGAAACGCTGCCCGCCGGCGTGCTGAGGCCGATGGGCGAGAGTCTCGGCGTCAGCGATGCGGCCGCAGGGCAACTGGTGAGCGTGTATGCACTGGGCTCGGTACTGGCTGCGTTGCCGATGACCGCACTGACCCAGCGCCTGCCGCGCCGTCCGCTGCTGCTGGCGGCAATTGCCGGCTTCATGGTGGTCAACACCGTGACCGCGCTCAGCCACGACTACGTGTTGACCCTGGTGGCGCGCTTCCTGGCAGGCGTGGGTGCGGGCCTGCTGTGGTCGCTGGTGGCCGGCTATGCCGCGCGCATGGTGGTACCGGAACTGCAGGGCAGGGCGATCGCGGTGGCGATGATCGGCTCGCCGCTGGCGCTGTCGCTGGGGGTGCCGGCAGGTACCTTGCTGGGCCAGCAGATCGGGTGGCGCTGGGCGTTCGCGTTGATGAGCGTGCTGGCGGTGCTGCTGCTCGGCTACGCGCGCTGGGCGCTGCCCGCATTGCCGGCGGCCGGCGCGGGCCGGCGCATGTCGCTGGGTTCGGTCTGGCGCATGCCCGGCATCCGCAGCACGCTGCTGGTGATGGCGCTGTACGTGCTGGCGCACAACGTGCTGTACACCTACATCGAGCCGTTGGCGGTGCAGGCCGGCGCGGGCAGCTGGCTGGACCGGCTGCTGCTGGCGTTCGGCATCGCCGCGATCGTGGGTATCGCCATTGCCGGCTGGGGCGTGGACCGCCATCTGCGCGCGCTGGTATGGGCCAGCGTAATCGGCTTCGTGATGGCGGTGGTTTCGCTGCTGCTGTGGCCAGGCGTGCCGGGCGTGCTGCTGCTGGTGACGATCCTGTGGGGCGTAGCATTCGGCGCCGTGCCAACCCTGTTCCAGACCGCACTGGCCCGCCGCGCCGGCGCCGCTGCCGACCTCGCACAATCGATGCTGGTGACCGGCTGGAACCTGGCCATCGCCGCCGGCGGCGTCGGCGGCGGCCTGATGCTGCAGGCCAGCGGCGCACAGCACTTGGCCTGGTTGCCGTTGCTGCTGCTGGCGGTGTGTGCAGCCTGGCTGTGGGCCCGGCCGAAGGCCTGGGCGTAG